The proteins below come from a single Ochotona princeps isolate mOchPri1 chromosome 13, mOchPri1.hap1, whole genome shotgun sequence genomic window:
- the RBP4 gene encoding retinol-binding protein 4: MEWVWALVLLAALGSGWAERDCRVSTFRVKENFDKARFAGTWYAMAKKDPEGLFLQDNIVAEFSVDENGHMSATAKGRVRLLNNWDVCADMVGTFTDTEDPAKFKMKYWGVASFLQRGNDDHWIIDTDYDTFALQYSCRLLNLDGTCADSYSFVFSRDPNGLPAEVQKLVRQRQEELCLGRQYRLILHNGYCDGKSVRNLL; encoded by the exons ATGGAGTGGGTGTGGGCGCTCGTGCTGCTGGCGGCGCTGGGCAGCGGCTGGGCGGAGCGCGACTGCCGGGTGAGCACCTTCCGAGTCAAGGAGAACTTCGACAAGGCTCGT TTCGCCGGCACCTGGTACGCCATGGCCAAGAAGGACCCCGAGGGTCTCTTTCTGCAGGACAACATCGTCGCCGAGTTCTCCGTGGACGAGAACGGCCACATGAGCGCCACAGCCAAGGGCCGAGTCAGGCTTCTGAA TAACTGGGATGTGTGCGCGGACATGGTGGGCACCTTCACAGACACCGAAGACCCTGCTAAGTTCAAGATGAAGTACTGGGGTGTGGCCTCCTTtctgcagagaggaa ATGATGACCACTGGATCATCGACACGGACTACGACACGTTCGCCCTGCAGTACTCCTGCCGCCTCCTCAACCTGGACGGTACCTGTGCTGACAGCTACTCCTTCGTCTTCTCCCGCGATCCCAACGGCCTGCCCGCCGAGGTGCAGAAACTGGTGAGGCAGCGGCAGGAGGAGCTGTGCCTGGGCCGGCAGTACAGGCTGATCCTGCACAACG GTTACTGCGATGGCAAGTCAGTAAGAAATCTCTTGTAG